One Ananas comosus cultivar F153 linkage group 1, ASM154086v1, whole genome shotgun sequence DNA window includes the following coding sequences:
- the LOC109718850 gene encoding uncharacterized protein LOC109718850, protein MSVRARYGAFYFITVIDNHTRFGHVYLIFHRSEALNCFRRYIYKVENQLDMKIKILRTDRGHEYLSEQFKELCDENLTDRSLTEIELRDVEFLEEDFSYRSEVRNKIEFHEMDDSDIGASIRSVETEEATSIPPRDSGSDLPLEKEPQLCRSTHMGVPHRRFEIEGKVFMVAAHNDDELMSFQEALSSPTHKERLDAMVEEIESMKSNHVWNLVDLPPGRKTIGNK, encoded by the exons ATGAGTGTGAGAGCAAGATATGGTgctttttacttcatcacaGTTATAGATAACCATACACGCTTCGGTCATGTTTATCTGATCTTCCATAGGTCTGAAGCATTGAATTGTTTTAGACGTTATATTTATAAGGTTGAAAATCAGttagatatgaaaattaaaatcttaaggACTGATCGAGGCCATGAGTATTTATCTGAACAATTTAAGGAATTGTGTGATGAAAACCTG ACAGATAGAAGTTTGACTGAGATTGAGTTACGAGATGTTGAattcctcgaggaggatttttcttatagaagtgAGGTTCGAAATAAAATTGAGTTCCATGAGATGGATGATTCTGATATTGGTGCTTCTATTCGTTCAGTTGAGACAGAGGAGGCGACTTCGATACCTCCTAGGGATAGTGGGAGCGACTTACCTTTAGAAAAGGAGCCTCAACTTTGTAGGAGCACACATATGGGCGTTCCCCATCGTCGTTTTGAAATTGAGGGGAAAGTTTTCATGGTTGCTGCACATAATGATGATGAGCTTATGTCTTTCCAAGAGGCTCTCTCATCACCTACTCATAAGGAACGGTTGGATGCAATGGTAGAGGAAATAGAATCAATGAAGTCAAATCATGTCTGGAACTTGGTTGACTTGCCACCAGGGCGCAAAACAATCGGGAATAAATAG